In the Drosophila takahashii strain IR98-3 E-12201 chromosome 3R, DtakHiC1v2, whole genome shotgun sequence genome, one interval contains:
- the LOC108068914 gene encoding beta-catenin-like protein 1, with the protein MDIGELLAFKPEQTPKRPHEDEDEDFDLEASHAKRGEATEKIKRMRRIAEAKESANYGKQGGASGGATSGSSAFEFDPELTEEERLNILKYVENEEADGDVLDEQSLKKLILVFEKRNLKNQEMRIKFADSAEKFMDSEVELHTVIQELKGVATVPDLYPLLVELHGLHSLLELLAHQNTDIAVAVVDLLQEVTDVDILGESQEGAESLIEALRKEQICALLVQNLERLNEQVKEEADGVHNSLAIVENLTEIDAEFVREAAEQGLLAWLLKRLRGKSPFDPNKLYCSEILSILIQTENDNRLLLGSLDGVDVLLQQLAVYKRHDPGSNEEQEYMQNLFNCLCSALMARENRDRFLSGEGLQLMNLMLREKKMSRNGSLKVLDHAMAGQDGRDNCNKFVEILGLRTIFPLFMKTPKRNKQRLISADEHEEHVTSVIASMLRNCKGTHRQRMLAKFTENDHEKVDRLLELHLKYLAKVEAIDKEIDQQAKDPSIDEDEEAENNYIKRLTGGLFTLQRIDYILLEVSATGDTVKQRVLQILNLRGASMKTIRSIMREYAGNLGDGDTDWREQEQTHILSLVDRF; encoded by the exons ATGGATATCGGTGAGCTGCTGGCGTTCAAG CCGGAACAGACGCCAAAGCGTCCgcacgaggacgaggacgaggacttCGATTTGGAGGCCTCGCACGCAAAACGGGGCGAGGCCACGGAGAAAATCAAACGCATGCGGCGCATCGCCGAGGCCAAGGAGTCGGCTAACTATGGCAAACAGGGTGGAGCATCCGGAGGAGCCACCAGCGGCTCATCCGCCTTCGAATTCGACCCTGAACTCACCGAGGAGGAGCGCCTGAACATCCTCAAATACGTGGAGAACGAGGAGGCCGACGGCGATGTGCTGGACGAGCAGAGCCTCAAGAAACTGATCCTCGTGTTCGAGAAGCGCAATTTGAAGAACCAGGAGATGCGCATCAAGTTCGCCGACAGCGCCGAGAAGTTCATGGACTCGGAGGTGGAGCTGCACACGGTTATCCAGGAGCTGAAGGGCGTGGCCACGGTGCCGGATCTCTATCCCCTGCTCGTTGAGCTCCATGGCCTGCACAGTTTGCTGGAGCTGCTCGCCCATCAGAACACCGACATAGCAGTGGCCGTGGTGGATCTCCTGCAGGAGGTCACCGATGTGGACATTCTAGGCGAGAGTCAGGAGGGCGCCGAATCCCTGATAGAAGCCCTCAGGAAGGAGCAAATCTGCGCCCTGCTCGTCCAAAATCTGGAGCGTCTGAACGAGCAGGTGAAAGAGGAGGCCGACGGGGTGCACAACTCGCTGGCCATTGTGGAGAACCTCACCGAAATCGATGCCGAGTTCGTCCGGGAGGCCGCCGAGCAGGGACTGCTCGCCTGGCTGCTCAAGCGGCTGCGCGGCAAGTCGCCCTTCGATCCCAACAAGCTGTACTGCAGCGAAATCCTCTCAATCCTTATACAAACCGAGAATGATAACCGACTGCTGCTCGGTTCGCTGGACGGCGTGGATGTGCTGCTCCAGCAGCTGGCCGTCTACAAGCGACACGATCCTGGTAGCAACGAGGAGCAGGAGTACATGCAGAACCTGTTCAACTGCCTCTGTTCCGCTTTGATGGCCCGCGAGAATCGGGATCGATTCCTCAGCGGCGAAGGTCTGCAGCTAATGAACCTGATGCTGCGCGAGAAGAAAATGTCCCGGAACGGTTCACTTAAGGTTTTGGATCATGCGATGGCCGGTCAGGATGGCCGCGACAATTGCAACAAGTTCGTCGAGATCCTCGGCCTGCGCACCATCTTTCCGCTCTTCATGAAAACCCCCAAGCGCAACAAGCAGCGACTGATCTCGGCGGATGAGCACGAGGAGCATGTGACCTCCGTGATTGCCTCGATGCTGAGGAATTGCAAGGGCACTCACCGCCAGCGAATGCTGGCCAAGTTCACGGAGAACGATCACGAGAAGGTCGATCGCCTGCTGGAGCTGCACCTCAAGTATCTGGCCAAGGTGGAGGCCATCGACAAGGAGATCGATCAGCAGGCGAAG GATCCCAGCAttgacgaggacgaggaggcgGAGAACAACTACATAAAGCGGCTAACAGGAGGGCTATTCACCCTGCAGCGCATCGACTACATCCTGCTGGAGGTCAGTGCCACCGGCGACACCGTCAAACAGCGCGTTCTACAGATCCTTAACTTGCGCGGCGCCTCCATGAAAACCATTCGCAGCATTATGAggg AATACGCTGGCAACTTGGGCGATGGCGACACTGACTGGCGGGAACAGGAGCAGACCCACATACTATCTCTAGTCGATCGTTTCTAA
- the osk gene encoding maternal effect protein oskar: protein MAAVRSEFPGEPISYTNTNTSNKSNCLRSVKKRVTTCLQQLREKLPASGSFRKSSSSRFYKIFVKAEFSAFGERFQKIFKSARKTESPELWKVPLAHDVTGQSGQQLQIVARLFSSTLISTKEIHYNNNSYNYKSRKSESYNSNMTIIESNYITVREEFPDIDAEVRAILLTHAQNGITISNIKSEYRKQTGNAFPLHDNITDFLLTIPHVTAECSESGKRIFNLKPNLKNRHLLEMVLNQKQRASDYSSGAPSLEDKPRAPPRYWKNPYKRRALSQLDNNLNTVHKLTDEQTKAINTKAAPLQQLAKEAAESNWCYQDNWNHLNNFYQQSRVNEPQMPVPINIYSDATEEPTQLDAPEHHPHCQNHNENQNPNQHQNTKQNVNQHLGIFVQPFNDMNIMKRRHELTPTPTTLSSGTYNDSMLTINSDYDAFLLDFPLMGDDFMLYLARMELKCRFRRYERILQSGLCVSGQTINGARNRLKKFHLPEGTQIIVNIGSVDILRGRPLVQIEHDFRLLIKEMHNQRYVPILTNLAPLANYCHDKDLCDKVSRFNKFIRAEGRHLKVVDIHSCLINESGIVRFDCFQSSPRQVTGSREPYLFWNKIGRQRVLRIIESSLEY from the exons ATGGCCGCAGTCAGAAGTGAATTCCCAGGCGAACCGATCAGTTATACGAACACCAATACTTCCAACAAATCCAATTGCCTGAGGTCCGTGAAAAAACGTGTGACCACGTGTTTGCAGCAGTTGCGTGAAAAACTACCGGCATCCGGATCTTTTCGCAAGAGTTCCTCCAGCCGTTTTTACAAGATCTTCGTAAAGGCTGAGTTTTCCGCCTTTGGAGAGCGTTTTCAGAAGATCTTTAAATCGGCGCGAAAAACCGAATCGCCGGAGTTGTGGAAAGTGCCGTTGGCCCATGACGTCACCGGGCAGAGCGGCCAGCAGTTGCAAATCGTAGCCAGACTTTTCTCATCCACGCTGATTTCCACCAAGGAAATccactacaacaacaacagctatAACTATAAAAGCCGGAAAAGCGAGAgctacaacagcaacatgacCATCATCGAGAGCAACTATATAACCGTGCGCGAGGAATTTCCCGACATCGATGCCGAGGTTCGCGCCATATTGCTGACCCATGCCCAGAATGGAATCACGATATCGAACATCAAAA GTGAATATCGCAAACAGACGGGCAACGCATTTCCACTGCACGACAACATAACGGACTTCCTGCTGACCATTCCCCATGTGACCGCCGAGTGCAGCGAGTCCGGCAAGCGGATCTTCAACCTCAAGCCGAACCTGAAGAACCGCCACCTGCTGGAGATGGTTCTCAACCAGAAACAGCGCGCCAGCGACTACAGCAGCGGAGCTCCGTCCTTAGAGGACAAACCCCGAGCACCGCCGCGCTACTGGAAGAATCCCTACAAACGGCGGGCTCTTTCACAGCTGGACAACAACCTAAACACCGTGCACAAGCTAACGGATGAGCAGACCAAGGCGATCAACACCAAGGCGGCTCCGCTGCAGCAACTGGCCAAGGAGGCAGCGGAGTCGAACTGGTGCTACCAGGATAATTGGAATCATCT GAACAACTTCTACCAGCAATCCAGAGTAAATGAACCACAGATGCCGGTGCCCATCAACATTTACAGCGATGCAACAGAGGAGCCAACCCAGTTGGATGCTCCCGAGCATCACCCACACTGCCAGAACCACAACGAGAATCAGAATCCGAATCAGCATCAGAATACCAAACAGAACGTAAACCAGCACCTGGGCATTTTCGTGCAGCCTTTCAATGATATGAACATTATGAAGAGACGCCACGAACTGACGCCCACACCCACGACATTATCGAGTGGAACCTACAACGATTCGATGCTGACGATCAATTCGGACTACGATGCCTTCTTACTGGACTTTCCCCTCATGGGCGATGATTTTATGCTATATCTCGCCCGCATGGAGCTCAAGTGCCGTTTCAGGCGCTACGAGCGGATCCTTCAGTCGGGCCTTTGCGTGTCCGGACAAACGATCAACGGCGCCCGGAATCGGTTGAAGAAATTCCACCTTCCCGAGGGCACCCAGATCATCGTGAATATCGGATCGGTGGATATATTGCGGGGCAGGCCTTTGGTTCAGATCGAACATGACTTTCGGCTGCTGATCAAGGAGATGCACAACCAGCGATATGTGCCCATCCTCACGAATCTCGCACCGCTGGCAAACTATTGCCACGACAAGGATCTGTGCGACAAGGTCAGCCGATTCAACAAGTTCATCCGGGCCGAGGGCAGACACCTGAAGGTCGTTGACATACACTCCTGCCTGATCAACGAAAGTGGCATCGTGCGATTCGATTGTTTCCAGAG cTCACCACGCCAAGTCACCGGTTCCAGGGAACCATATCTGTTCTGGAACAAAATCGGCCGTCAGCGCGTGCTTCGAATTATTGAATCGAGTCTGGAGTATTAA
- the ScsbetaA gene encoding succinate--CoA ligase [ADP-forming] subunit beta, mitochondrial — MASFLARTGGPLIETVRPAAVKKILGLAPIAVQQLRNLNVQEHVSYSLLNESKIPTPRFAVAKNGKEANDIATKLKTDNLVLKAQVLAGGRGKGTFKNGLKGGVRVVYDPQTAEEISSKMINQLLVTKQTGAAGRICNKVMVAERKFPRREFYFAVMMERAFNGPVLIASKEGGVDIEEVAASSPEAILYEPIDIGTGLTCEQAQKIVKKVGLGGEGEDTHVQMLLNLYDLFVKKDALLVEINPYAEDAMTGFFALDAKLRFDDNAEFRQKELFALRDWTQEDPKEVEAAKYNLNYIALDGSIGCMVNGAGLAMATMDIIKLYGGEPANFLDVGGGATAEAVKAAFKIITSDPKVLCILVNIFGGIMRCDVIAEGIISATKDLNLNLPVVVRLQGTKVEEARELIRTSGLKILARNDLDKAADLAVHLAQIVKLAREMKMDVNFEIPDAEKGKGKGDCKKDGKKAEKKDDKKSEKKDDKKADCTKKEPKKKEEKKDICPKKESSDKKGK, encoded by the exons ATGGCTTCATTCTTGGCAAGAACGGGCGGTCCCCTAATCGAAACCGTTAGGCCAGCGGCCGTGAAGAAG ATCCTTGGCCTTGCTCCCATCGCCGTTCAGCAGCTGAGGAACCTCAATGTCCAGGAGCACGTTTCCTACAGTCTCCTCAACGAGAGCAAAATCCCAACACCTCG TTTCGCTGTTGCCAAGAACGGCAAGGAGGCCAACGATATTGCCACCAAGCTGAAGACAGATAACCTGGTGCTGAAGGCTCAGGTTCTGGCCGGAGGTCGCGGCAAGGGAACCTTTAAAAATGGTCTCAAGGGAGGCGTGCGCGTGGTCTACGA CCCCCAGACCGCTGAGGAGATTTCCTCCAAGATGATCAATCAGCTTCTGGTCACCAAGCAAACCGGAGCAGCTGGTCGCATCTGCAACAAGGTGATGGTGGCCGAAAGGAAGTTCCCCCGCCGCGAATTCTATTTTGCCGTGATGATGGAGCGTGCCTTCAAC GGTCCCGTCTTGATTGCCTCCAAGGAGGGTGGCGTTGACATCGAGGAGGTGGCTGCCAGCAGTCCCGAAGCCATTCTGTACGAACCCATCGATATTGGCACCGGTTTGACCTGCGAACAGGCCCAGAAGATCGTCAAGAAAGTTGGCCTGGGCGGCGAGGGCGAGGACACACACGTCCAGATGTTGTTGAACCTGTACGATCTGTTCGTGAAGAAGGATGCTCTGCTGGTTGAGATCAATCCCTACGCCGAGGATGCCATGACCGGCT TCTTTGCACTGGACGCCAAGCTGCGTTTCGATGACAACGCCGAGTTCCGGCAGAAGGAGCTGTTCGCTCTGCGCGACTGGACCCAGGAGGATCCCAAGGAGGTGGAGGCCGCCAAATACAATCTGAACTACATTGCGCTGGACGGCAGCATCGGCTGCATGGTGAACGGCGCTGGTCTGGCCATGGCCACCATGGACATCATTAAGTTGTACGGCGGCGAGCCAGCCAATTTCCTGGATGTGGGCGGCGGTGCCACTGCCGAGGCGGTCAAGGCCGCCTTCAAGATCATCACCTCCGACCCGAAGGTGCTGTGCATTCTGGTCAACATCTTCGGCGGCATCATGCGATGCGATGTCATTGCCGAGGGCATCATTTCCGCCACGAAGGACCTGAATCTGAACCTGCCCGTGGTTGTGCGTCTTCAG GGCACCAAGGTCGAAGAGGCCCGCGAACTGATCCGCACATCTGGACTGAAGATCCTGGCCCGCAACGATCTGGACAAGGCCGCCGACCTGGCCGTTCACTTGGCGCAGATCGTCAAGCTGGCCCGCGAAATGAAGATGGACGTGAACTTCGAGATTCCCGATGCCGAAAA GGGAAAGGGAAAAGGCGATTGTAAGAAAGATGGTAAGAAGGCTGAGAAGAAAGATGACAAGAAGTCTGAGAAGAAAGACGACAAGAAGGCCGATTGCACGAAGAAAGAGCCAAAGAAGAAGGAGGAAAAGAAGGACATTTGCCCGAAGAAAGAATCATCCGACAAGAagggaaaataa